The Xyrauchen texanus isolate HMW12.3.18 chromosome 28, RBS_HiC_50CHRs, whole genome shotgun sequence genome has a segment encoding these proteins:
- the LOC127622165 gene encoding uncharacterized protein C14orf132-like: protein MDLSFMAAQIPVMTGAFMDSSPHDDYSTDHSLFNSSASVHAAALAAHNQQEEQQPMSWDAIWLWIAITATIGNIIVVGVVYAFTF, encoded by the coding sequence ATCCCTGTGATGACAGGAGCTTTCATGGACTCATCACCTCATGATGACTACAGCACAGATCACTCTCTCTTCAACTCCTCGGCTAGTGTTCACGCCGCTGCACTGGCAGCTCACAACCAACAGGAGGAGCAGCAGCCCATGTCCTGGGATGCCATCTGGCTTTGGATCGCCATCACCGCCACCATCGGAAATATCATAGTGGTGGGCGTGGTCTATGCCTTCACGTTCTGA